The Hymenobacter sp. 5317J-9 genome has a window encoding:
- a CDS encoding prolipoprotein diacylglyceryl transferase family protein, whose product MNFPVELALGPVRLPVHLLCEVLAYSLGYRLYTHLRAHHADRISSQHRQWIFVGAAAGALLGSRLLGLLEHPELLAHPPGGWLYYFTNKTIVGGFLGGLIGVELTKKRLGVRASSGDLMVFPILLGLAIGRLGCFFSGLEDGTYGTATPLPWGINFGDGIRRHPTNLYEILFLGALALLLWLLERRGPLADGRRFQLFLSGYLLFRLLVEFIKPTAALPGLGLTAIQWACVAGLGYYVWGWVKPHIPVTKYT is encoded by the coding sequence ATGAACTTCCCCGTCGAGCTGGCCTTAGGCCCCGTGCGCCTGCCCGTGCACCTGCTGTGCGAAGTGCTGGCGTACTCGCTGGGCTACCGCCTCTACACCCACCTGCGCGCCCACCACGCCGACCGCATCAGCAGCCAGCACCGCCAGTGGATTTTTGTGGGGGCGGCCGCGGGCGCCCTGCTGGGCTCGCGCCTGCTGGGCCTACTGGAGCACCCCGAGCTGCTAGCCCACCCGCCCGGTGGCTGGCTCTACTACTTCACCAACAAAACCATTGTGGGCGGCTTCCTGGGTGGCCTCATCGGCGTGGAGCTCACCAAAAAGCGCCTGGGCGTGAGGGCCAGCAGCGGCGACCTCATGGTGTTCCCCATCCTGCTGGGCCTGGCCATTGGCCGGCTCGGTTGCTTTTTCAGCGGGCTCGAAGACGGCACTTATGGCACGGCTACTCCCCTCCCCTGGGGCATCAACTTTGGCGATGGCATCCGCCGCCACCCCACCAACCTATACGAAATCCTGTTTCTGGGGGCGCTGGCGCTGCTACTGTGGCTGCTGGAACGGCGAGGGCCCCTGGCCGATGGGCGCCGGTTTCAGCTATTTCTGAGCGGCTACCTGCTGTTCCGGCTGCTGGTGGAGTTCATCAAGCCCACGGCGGCGCTGCCGGGCCTGGGGCTCACGGCCATTCAGTGGGCGTGCGTGGCGGGGCTGGGGTATTATGTTTGGGGGTGGGTTAAGCCCCATATTCCAGTGACCAAGTATACTTGA